One Vigna unguiculata cultivar IT97K-499-35 chromosome 7, ASM411807v1, whole genome shotgun sequence genomic region harbors:
- the LOC114191291 gene encoding uncharacterized protein LOC114191291: MKAIKTWQLRKIVDNHTCSREFNLCVLSSKWLSKKLEKTVKENPRVKGIEIREKISRKWNVGISRCMAYRAKAIVAQNVEGFFKEQYKRIYDYAHELLARNPRSTVKVNVEENEGEPIFKRFYACLKACKDSFISCRPIIGLDEAFLKRKYRGELLTVIGRDANDQMLPIAYVVVEVENKDSWSWFLELLIEDLGGSVVCTSYIFISDKQKGLLLAIQELLPGVDQRFCVRHLYANFRKKFPAKGLRRLMWRAAAATHPQAWEREMRNIKDVNEDAFKHLIAIPPRYWSISRFTTKAQSDTLVNNMFEAFNSVLLHTRTKPVISIWSAEKLFKVRHVSQLEERFVVNIDEQSCTCRKWSISGIPCFHSLSAMKFLNLNGEDFIPAVFRKSTYEEIYISIIFPINGQSLWEKTLYPDVLPPSKRILPGRPKKKRRLEQWEIRRDDTRLRKGGLGKTCRLCKQIEHNRRACSKAIEIHMAQLREAQLHRPTEGSQETTPTDASEQQTQPS, translated from the exons ATGAAAGCTATTAAAACTTGGCAGTTGCGAAAAATTGTAGATAACCACACATGCAGTAGGGAATTCAACCTATGTGTACTTAGTTCAAAGTGGTTGAGTAAGAAATTGGAAAAAACAGTTAAGGAAAATCCAAGAGTGAAAGGAATTGAAATCCGGGAAAAAATCAGTAGAAAATGGAATGTTGGTATCTCAAGGTGTATGGCTTATAGGGCCAAAGCCATTGTAGCACAAAATGTTGAAGGGTTCTTTAAAGAACAATACAAAAGGATATATGATTACGCGCATGAGCTTCTAGCAAGAAATCCAAGATCAACAGTGAAAGTTAATGTTGAGGAGAATGAAGGGGAGCCAATATTCAAGAGGTTTTACGCATGTTTGAAAGCATGCAAAGACAGTTTCATTTCATGCAGACCTATAATTGGATTGGATGAGGCTTTCTTGAAAAGGAAATACAGAGGAGAGTTGTTAACAGTCATTGGTCGAGATGCTAATGACCAAATGTTGCCCATTGCATATGTAGTAGTGGAGGTTGAGAATAAGGATTCCTGGTCCTGGTTTTTAGAGCTGCTTATTGAGGACCTTGGTGGATCTGTAGTGTGTacatcttatatatttatatctgaTAAGCAAAAG GGGCTGCTACTAGCCATACAAGAACTTCTGCCTGGAGTTGATCAACGTTTCTGTGTAAGGCACTTGTATGCtaattttagaaagaaatttcCAGCCAAAGGTCTGAGACGTCTTATGTGGAGAGCAGCTGCAGCCACACACCCACAAGCATGGGAAAGGGAGATGAGGAATATAAAAGATGTGAATGAAGATGCATTTAAGCATCTGATTGCAATCCCACCCAG ATATTGGTCTATATCAAGATTTACCACAAAGGCTCAATCTGATACCTTGGTTAACAATATGTTCGAGGCCTTCAATAGTGTATTGTTGCATACAAGGACTAAGCCTGTGATAAGCAT CTGGTCAGcagagaaattatttaaagttaGGCACGTCTCACAGTTAGAGGAAAGGTTTGTTGTCAATATAGACGAACAATCGTGCACATGCAGGAAATGGAGTATAAGTGGTATTCCCTGCTTCCATTCACTGTCTGCAATGAAGTTTCTAAACCTCAATGGAGAAGACTTCATCCCAGCAGTCTTTAGGAAGTCCACTTATGAAGAGATATACATTTCCATAATATTTCCCATCAATGGTCAGAGTTTATGGGAGAAAACTCTATACCCTGATGTCTTACCCCCCTCGAAGAGAATTTTACCAGGCAGAccgaagaaaaaaagaagattagAGCAATGGGAGATCAGAAGAGATGACACAAGACTGAGAAAAGGTGGTTTAGGTAAAACTTGTCGTCTTTGTAAGCAAATTGAGCATAATAGAAGGGCTTGTTCGAAAGCAATTGAAATTCATATGGCTCAATTAAGGGAAGCCCAGCTGCATCGTCCAACTGAAGGATCCCAAGAAACAACACCCACTGATGCATCTGAACAGCAAACTCAACCATCTTAG